The following proteins are encoded in a genomic region of Deltaproteobacteria bacterium:
- a CDS encoding phosphodiester glycosidase family protein: MMKKILKSFFLFICFLGQPSCSEAAPPWQKIEEGIEYLRIDTKQGEFSTQFTLHAFRIDPKNFRFDLVNASDYSSPKLTAREFSEKSGALLVINGSFFDESAKPLGLLVQNKKLIQTVRNTEWGVFLMEGGKPFITHRRDFGINPTTEMALQTGPRLVVNGTIPRLKEAIPSRRSLVAITPDNKVILAVTGSTITETQDLAQLVARKENKGGLGVSYALNLDGGGSTQLYLTTSSFTYHFAGDTGVANGIAVFRK; this comes from the coding sequence ATGATGAAAAAAATTCTCAAGTCTTTTTTTCTTTTTATTTGTTTCTTGGGTCAACCCTCCTGTTCTGAAGCGGCCCCTCCCTGGCAAAAGATAGAAGAGGGGATCGAATACCTCCGGATCGATACAAAACAGGGGGAGTTTAGCACACAATTTACCCTTCATGCCTTTCGGATCGATCCTAAAAATTTCAGGTTTGATCTGGTCAATGCCTCCGATTACAGCTCTCCCAAACTAACAGCTCGTGAATTTTCCGAAAAAAGTGGGGCGTTACTTGTCATTAACGGAAGTTTTTTTGATGAAAGCGCCAAACCACTGGGTCTTCTCGTTCAGAATAAAAAACTGATCCAGACTGTGCGAAATACGGAATGGGGGGTTTTCTTGATGGAGGGGGGGAAACCGTTCATTACCCACCGTAGGGATTTCGGTATAAACCCAACCACTGAAATGGCCTTGCAGACAGGGCCCCGGCTCGTCGTCAACGGAACGATTCCCCGCCTCAAGGAAGCGATCCCGTCACGTCGTTCCCTGGTAGCCATCACCCCTGATAATAAAGTGATCCTGGCGGTCACCGGCTCTACGATTACAGAGACCCAAGACCTGGCCCAATTGGTGGCCCGTAAAGAAAACAAGGGAGGCTTGGGCGTCTCGTATGCGCTGAACCTGGATGGCGGCGGTTCGACACAACTCTACCTCACCACCTCTTCCTTCACCTACCATTTTGCGGGGGATACCGGGGTGGCCAACGGGATTGCGGTTTTTAGGAAATAA
- a CDS encoding glycine--tRNA ligase, which translates to MEKIVSLAKRRGFVFQSSEIYGGLNGFWDYGPIGVELRKNIKDCWWRQVVQERDDVVGLDTSIVAHPQTWVASGHVENFTDPMVDCKKCHRRFRTDEISKKTCPECGGSLTEARKFNLMFKTHVGAVEEDSSIAYLRPETCQSIFTQFKNVVVTSRQKIPFGIAQIGKSFRNEITPRNFIFRSREFEQMEMEFFVKASESAHWYEYWVEERFRWFLALGVRKEKLRKRVHAKEELAHYAKGCTDIEYEFPFGWSELEGIADRGDWDLSQHMKVSGKDLSYFDEETKEKFTPCVVESSVGVDRTFLTILADAYHEEMARTGEGGEEARVVLRFSPRVAPYKVALFPLSKKLGGPVRKLAHELRRHLATDYDEVGSIGKRYRRHDEIGTPYCLTYDFDSEKDQKVTLRDRDTMKQERIEISQVRDYLEDQLKEGV; encoded by the coding sequence ATGGAAAAGATTGTTTCCCTGGCCAAAAGAAGAGGGTTTGTTTTCCAATCCAGCGAGATCTATGGTGGCCTGAACGGTTTCTGGGACTACGGTCCGATCGGGGTCGAACTCCGGAAAAATATCAAGGACTGTTGGTGGCGGCAGGTTGTTCAGGAACGGGATGACGTGGTGGGGCTGGATACCTCGATCGTCGCCCACCCCCAGACCTGGGTGGCCTCGGGCCATGTGGAAAATTTTACGGATCCAATGGTCGATTGCAAGAAGTGCCATCGCCGTTTTCGCACCGATGAGATTAGCAAAAAAACATGCCCTGAGTGTGGTGGTTCCCTGACGGAGGCCCGGAAGTTCAACCTGATGTTCAAGACCCATGTTGGCGCCGTGGAAGAGGATTCCTCTATCGCCTATCTCCGTCCGGAGACCTGCCAGTCCATTTTCACCCAGTTTAAAAATGTTGTTGTCACCAGCCGGCAGAAGATCCCGTTCGGGATCGCCCAGATCGGAAAATCATTCCGAAACGAGATCACCCCGAGGAATTTTATCTTTCGCTCGCGGGAATTCGAGCAGATGGAAATGGAGTTTTTTGTCAAGGCCTCGGAGTCTGCTCATTGGTATGAATACTGGGTGGAAGAGCGGTTTCGGTGGTTTCTCGCCTTGGGGGTTCGCAAGGAAAAGTTGAGGAAGAGGGTGCATGCCAAAGAGGAATTGGCCCATTATGCCAAGGGGTGTACCGATATTGAGTACGAATTCCCCTTTGGCTGGTCGGAGCTGGAAGGGATTGCCGACCGGGGGGACTGGGATCTCTCGCAACATATGAAGGTTTCCGGCAAGGATCTTTCTTATTTTGATGAAGAGACGAAGGAAAAATTTACCCCTTGTGTGGTGGAGAGCTCGGTCGGTGTGGACCGGACCTTTCTGACTATCCTTGCGGATGCCTATCATGAAGAGATGGCCCGAACAGGGGAGGGGGGAGAAGAGGCGCGGGTGGTCCTGCGGTTTTCCCCCAGGGTCGCTCCTTACAAGGTGGCTCTTTTTCCCCTTTCCAAAAAACTGGGAGGACCGGTCAGGAAGTTGGCCCACGAACTCCGTCGCCATCTAGCCACTGATTATGATGAGGTTGGGAGCATCGGCAAACGGTACCGGCGGCATGATGAGATCGGGACCCCTTATTGCCTGACCTATGACTTTGATTCGGAAAAAGACCAGAAAGTGACCCTTCGGGATCGGGACACGATGAAGCAGGAGAGGATCGAGATCTCCCAGGTCCGGGATTACTTGGAAGATCAATTGAAGGAGGGAGTCTGA
- a CDS encoding pyruvate, phosphate dikinase, whose protein sequence is MKEQNWVYFFGGGKAEGNGRMKDLLGGKGAGLAEMTLLGIPVPPGFTLTTEVCTSYTEKGGELPAGLEKEAREKLEKVEKIMEATFGDRHNPLLVSVRSGARVSMPGMMDTVLNLGLNDETVQGLAEKTENPRFAYDSYRRFIQMYANVVLGLDSRIFERLLEYKKELRPVKLDTELTAADLQGLVQDYKKKIEESGKLFPQDPWVQLWEATTAVFRSWNNKRAIEYRRIHKIPNHWGTAANVQAMVFGNMGEDSATGVAFTRDPSTGEKRFFGEYLINAQGEDVVAGIRTPKALNQTTDSLEKTMPEVYQELTKIYQKLEKHYRDMQDIEFTVQKRRLWLLQTRNGKRTAPSAVKIAVDMVREGLIDEKTAILRVEPSLLDQLLHPMIDPKASKKVLARGLPASPGAAVGSVVFTADEAQAAAELGEKVILVRLETSPEDIHGMHAAVGILTARGGMTSHAAVVARGMGKCCIVGCGEMDLNVDKDQFTIGSTVVRKGETITLNGSSGEVMLGVVPTILPELSSDFATLMGWVDKVRRLKVRANADTATDSRVARNFGAEGIGLCRTEHMFFEPDRIEAVREMILAEDEGGRRKALAKILPMQKGDFLQIFEVMAGLPVTIRLLDPPLHEFLPHTGEEIGLLSKNMGVPVERLKAKLESLREFNPMLGHRGCRLGISYPEIYEMQVVAIMEAACELVQRKGLSVKPEIEIPLVGHASELQVLRNICRKVADQVMAGKRQKIDYKIGTMIELPRAAMTADEIAPFADFFSFGTNDLTQTTLGFSRDDVGKFLHDYLEQGLLDGDPFVSLDLKGVGVLMQLCVDKAREIKPTLEVGICGEHGGDPVSVEFCHRIGLNYVSCSPYRVPVARLAAAHAALKETSVAETLKAD, encoded by the coding sequence ATGAAGGAACAAAATTGGGTCTATTTTTTTGGGGGGGGGAAGGCGGAGGGAAACGGCCGGATGAAGGATCTCCTGGGGGGTAAGGGGGCCGGTCTCGCTGAAATGACTCTCTTGGGAATCCCGGTCCCGCCCGGTTTTACACTGACCACTGAGGTTTGTACCTCTTATACCGAAAAGGGGGGAGAACTTCCGGCAGGGCTCGAAAAAGAGGCGAGGGAAAAACTTGAGAAGGTGGAGAAGATCATGGAGGCGACATTTGGGGACAGGCACAACCCGCTCCTCGTCTCCGTCCGTTCCGGGGCCCGTGTTAGCATGCCGGGGATGATGGATACCGTTTTGAATCTGGGGCTCAATGATGAAACGGTTCAGGGACTGGCAGAAAAAACAGAAAACCCACGCTTTGCCTACGACAGCTACCGTCGTTTTATCCAGATGTATGCCAATGTGGTCTTGGGGCTGGACAGCCGAATTTTTGAGCGGTTGCTGGAATACAAAAAAGAGTTACGGCCTGTCAAACTGGATACGGAGTTGACCGCCGCCGATCTCCAGGGGTTAGTGCAGGATTACAAGAAAAAGATTGAGGAGTCTGGCAAACTGTTTCCGCAGGACCCGTGGGTCCAGTTATGGGAGGCGACGACGGCTGTTTTCCGCTCGTGGAACAACAAGAGGGCGATCGAATACCGCCGGATTCATAAAATTCCAAATCACTGGGGGACGGCGGCTAACGTGCAAGCGATGGTCTTTGGCAACATGGGGGAGGACTCAGCCACCGGTGTTGCCTTTACGCGGGATCCCTCCACCGGGGAGAAACGGTTTTTTGGGGAATACCTGATCAACGCCCAAGGGGAGGATGTTGTGGCCGGGATCCGGACGCCCAAGGCCCTGAATCAGACGACTGATTCCCTGGAAAAGACGATGCCGGAGGTCTATCAGGAGCTGACAAAAATTTATCAAAAACTGGAAAAGCATTACCGGGATATGCAGGATATTGAATTCACCGTTCAGAAGAGAAGGCTTTGGCTCCTCCAGACCCGAAACGGGAAACGGACAGCGCCGTCAGCAGTCAAGATTGCGGTGGATATGGTGAGGGAAGGGTTGATTGATGAAAAGACCGCGATCCTCCGGGTGGAACCTTCCCTGTTGGATCAACTTCTCCACCCGATGATCGATCCGAAGGCCTCTAAGAAGGTGCTGGCCCGCGGGCTTCCGGCATCGCCGGGGGCGGCGGTTGGCTCGGTGGTTTTTACGGCCGATGAAGCTCAAGCGGCGGCGGAACTTGGTGAAAAAGTGATCTTGGTTCGTCTGGAAACCTCACCGGAGGACATCCATGGCATGCATGCCGCCGTCGGGATTTTAACGGCGCGGGGGGGAATGACAAGCCATGCGGCTGTTGTTGCCCGCGGGATGGGGAAATGCTGTATCGTCGGTTGCGGCGAAATGGATCTGAATGTCGATAAGGATCAGTTCACCATCGGTTCTACCGTTGTTCGAAAAGGGGAAACGATCACGTTGAATGGAAGCAGTGGTGAGGTGATGCTGGGGGTGGTGCCGACAATTTTACCGGAACTCTCCAGTGATTTTGCAACCCTGATGGGGTGGGTGGATAAAGTCCGGCGTCTCAAGGTCCGAGCCAATGCCGACACGGCGACCGATTCTCGTGTGGCGCGTAATTTTGGGGCGGAGGGGATCGGGCTTTGCCGCACGGAGCATATGTTTTTCGAACCGGACCGGATCGAGGCGGTCAGGGAAATGATTCTTGCGGAAGATGAGGGAGGACGCCGGAAGGCGCTGGCCAAGATTCTTCCGATGCAAAAAGGGGATTTTTTGCAAATTTTCGAGGTGATGGCCGGTCTTCCAGTGACGATCCGTCTTTTGGACCCTCCCCTCCACGAATTTTTGCCGCATACGGGTGAGGAGATCGGCCTCCTTTCCAAAAATATGGGAGTCCCGGTGGAAAGGCTTAAGGCCAAACTGGAGTCACTCCGGGAATTCAACCCGATGCTGGGTCATCGCGGGTGTCGTTTGGGGATCAGTTACCCGGAGATTTATGAGATGCAGGTGGTGGCGATTATGGAGGCGGCCTGTGAGCTGGTTCAGAGGAAAGGGCTGTCGGTGAAACCTGAGATTGAGATCCCGCTGGTCGGGCATGCGAGTGAGCTTCAGGTGTTGCGTAATATTTGCCGCAAGGTTGCCGATCAGGTGATGGCTGGCAAAAGGCAGAAGATTGACTACAAGATCGGGACGATGATCGAACTCCCCCGTGCCGCCATGACCGCGGATGAAATCGCCCCGTTTGCCGATTTTTTCTCCTTCGGGACGAATGACCTGACGCAAACGACGCTCGGTTTCAGCCGGGATGATGTCGGCAAATTTCTGCATGACTATCTGGAACAGGGTTTGCTGGATGGGGATCCTTTCGTTTCGCTGGATCTCAAAGGGGTGGGTGTTCTGATGCAACTCTGTGTGGACAAGGCAAGGGAGATCAAACCAACCCTGGAGGTTGGGATCTGTGGGGAACACGGGGGGGATCCGGTCTCCGTGGAGTTTTGCCACCGGATCGGTCTGAACTATGTCAGTTGTTCCCCCTATCGTGTCCCCGTGGCCCGGCTTGCTGCCGCCCATGCTGCCTTAAAGGAGACCTCTGTTGCGGAAACTCTCAAAGCCGATTAG
- the smc gene encoding chromosome segregation protein SMC, giving the protein MKIRRLSMVGFKSFVDPTTVSFDSPITCVVGPNGCGKSNIVDSIRWVMGEMSAKSLRGKSMEDVIFAGSESRAPLGMGEVSLTFSTEDGLVPVEYASFSEITVTRRLFRSGESEYRINNTQCRLKDIIDLFLGTGVGHKAYSVIEQGKIDFAINAKPEDRRLLIEEAAGISKFKLRKEAALRRMEGTRLNLTRLADILTEVRRQIVSLDRQVKKAEKFKEVKNRLRELEVLLAAAKLREINREVGELETLLTDWQGRETESGAKVASFEANLETRRLSLTEQEQELSQLQEKIYEVTNQIQLLEAKQGFQEKETQNIQKQIEGWLAEIAQAKERLLTLETEKEGEQEEITTILAEEKEVTEQRTTAEAEWKRLSEEQVSLQRQLEEEKGQLSLSLREMATGESRREGLEGRRIDFKARMARLEAEISEIGHHCAVVQERVHEVRRVLELKRQEQGQFTGQINDVKKALVTEREARELAEMELVQKKEEMVLRRSRLKSLVDLERNFEGYQEGVRSILRARKTEGKMAGIMGVVADYVESPPEYETAVSAALGEKLQSIIVKSHEEGVDAISYLKTEGQGRSTFIPLGIRHTENDSFPRHEEGVIGPMLEFIRVKGDFEKLGSYLFGDFVLVDDLARALSLWRSNGHKKTLVTLDGEVVDPHGVVSGGRGGDSGKLILEKKREMQELRGEITEIEAEADWKEDVANQKAAKVSSLEISLENAQREFYEVDRTIGALEKDLSHEESEVSRYLERKAVLEGEHRQLGTEMAAVEEELRRCSNQKGDLATVKDQKETAIRDLQEHLKEITTAVEQQGLTLTNLKVRTAAVTEKKGHLEEGLKRVEGGRHDLQEILDKRLSEITGANQQLVSLKMEMEADNTGLSQQRVSLEELRGHYEEKKKGFEILLEEQRGEELSMRDIRKEYDLARSHTGDLKVTLTQMKSEREHITGQMLERYAVHLAEGELPLVPEGFEASITSAEAVELKDRMDKMGDVNLGAIPEYEELKNRHDFLSRQYEDLEKSLDALQKAISRINQATKKRFEETLALVNEKFQVLFPKLFKGGRAELSLTDPNDLLTSGVEIMVQPPGKRLQHLSLLSGGEKALSATALVFSIFLVKPSPFCILDEVDAPLDEVNVGRFHELIRDLTGRTQFILISHNKRTMEMADTLYGVTMEEPGTSKIVSVKLD; this is encoded by the coding sequence ATGAAAATAAGACGCCTCTCCATGGTCGGGTTCAAATCGTTTGTCGACCCGACAACGGTCTCCTTTGATTCTCCGATCACCTGTGTTGTCGGGCCGAACGGTTGTGGGAAATCGAACATTGTTGATTCCATCCGCTGGGTCATGGGGGAGATGAGTGCCAAGAGCCTTCGCGGAAAATCGATGGAGGATGTGATCTTTGCCGGGTCGGAGTCCCGGGCCCCTCTGGGGATGGGGGAGGTCTCGCTCACCTTTTCCACGGAGGACGGCCTTGTCCCGGTGGAGTATGCCAGTTTTTCGGAAATTACCGTAACCCGTCGTCTCTTCCGATCGGGGGAGAGTGAATATCGGATCAACAATACCCAGTGTCGTCTGAAGGATATCATTGATCTCTTTTTGGGGACCGGCGTTGGTCACAAGGCCTACTCGGTTATTGAACAGGGAAAGATCGATTTTGCCATCAATGCCAAACCGGAGGATCGGCGACTTCTGATTGAAGAGGCGGCGGGGATTTCCAAGTTTAAACTTCGCAAAGAAGCAGCCCTGCGCCGGATGGAAGGGACCCGGCTGAATCTCACACGGCTTGCTGATATCCTGACCGAGGTCAGGCGCCAGATCGTCTCCCTCGATCGTCAGGTCAAGAAGGCGGAAAAATTCAAGGAGGTCAAAAACAGGCTCCGCGAGCTGGAGGTCCTGTTGGCGGCCGCCAAGTTGAGGGAGATCAACCGCGAGGTTGGGGAGCTGGAGACCTTGCTCACCGACTGGCAGGGGCGGGAAACCGAATCGGGAGCCAAGGTCGCCTCTTTTGAGGCCAACCTGGAGACGCGTCGTCTTTCGCTCACCGAACAGGAACAAGAGCTTTCGCAGTTGCAGGAAAAAATCTACGAAGTCACCAACCAGATTCAGCTTTTGGAGGCCAAACAGGGGTTTCAGGAGAAAGAAACTCAAAATATCCAGAAACAGATTGAAGGGTGGCTTGCTGAAATTGCTCAGGCCAAAGAAAGACTCCTGACGCTCGAGACGGAAAAAGAGGGGGAGCAGGAGGAGATCACCACCATTCTTGCCGAGGAAAAAGAGGTCACGGAACAGAGGACCACGGCAGAAGCGGAATGGAAAAGGCTTTCCGAAGAGCAGGTTTCTTTGCAGAGACAATTGGAGGAGGAAAAGGGGCAACTGTCCCTTTCCTTGAGGGAGATGGCGACGGGGGAGAGCCGCAGGGAGGGGCTTGAGGGGCGGAGGATTGATTTCAAGGCGCGGATGGCACGGCTTGAGGCGGAGATTTCCGAGATCGGTCACCACTGCGCCGTGGTGCAGGAGCGGGTTCATGAGGTCCGTCGTGTCCTGGAACTCAAGCGTCAGGAACAGGGGCAGTTTACAGGCCAGATTAACGATGTGAAGAAGGCGTTGGTGACGGAGCGGGAGGCTCGTGAACTGGCAGAGATGGAGCTTGTTCAAAAGAAGGAAGAGATGGTTTTAAGACGCTCACGACTCAAGTCTTTGGTGGATCTTGAGAGAAATTTTGAGGGGTATCAGGAAGGGGTGCGATCGATCCTCCGGGCCCGCAAGACGGAGGGAAAAATGGCGGGAATCATGGGGGTTGTTGCCGATTATGTGGAATCCCCTCCGGAGTACGAGACGGCGGTCAGCGCCGCCTTGGGCGAAAAGTTGCAATCGATCATCGTGAAGAGTCATGAAGAGGGGGTCGATGCGATCTCCTACCTCAAGACCGAGGGGCAGGGACGTTCGACCTTTATCCCGCTCGGGATCCGGCATACGGAGAACGATTCCTTCCCACGCCACGAGGAAGGGGTGATCGGTCCGATGCTGGAGTTCATCCGGGTGAAAGGGGATTTTGAGAAATTGGGTTCCTATCTCTTTGGGGATTTTGTCCTTGTTGATGATCTGGCCAGGGCCCTTTCCCTCTGGCGGTCCAATGGTCACAAGAAGACGCTCGTGACGCTCGATGGTGAAGTTGTGGATCCGCATGGGGTTGTCAGCGGCGGACGCGGGGGAGATTCCGGCAAGCTGATTTTGGAGAAAAAGCGGGAGATGCAGGAATTGAGAGGGGAAATTACCGAAATTGAGGCCGAGGCGGATTGGAAGGAAGATGTTGCCAACCAGAAGGCGGCCAAGGTCTCTTCCCTTGAAATCTCCCTGGAGAACGCTCAGCGGGAGTTTTATGAAGTCGACAGGACGATCGGGGCGTTGGAAAAAGATCTGTCTCATGAAGAGTCCGAGGTTTCCCGTTACCTTGAGAGGAAGGCGGTGCTGGAAGGGGAACACCGTCAGCTGGGCACCGAGATGGCCGCCGTCGAAGAGGAACTGAGGCGTTGTTCAAACCAGAAGGGGGATCTGGCTACCGTCAAGGATCAGAAAGAGACGGCGATTCGTGATTTGCAGGAGCACCTCAAAGAAATCACTACCGCGGTGGAACAGCAGGGACTCACCCTGACCAATCTCAAGGTTCGGACAGCAGCCGTTACGGAAAAGAAGGGGCATCTTGAAGAGGGACTCAAGAGGGTGGAGGGGGGGCGTCACGACCTTCAGGAGATTCTGGACAAAAGGTTGTCCGAGATTACCGGTGCCAACCAACAGCTGGTTTCTCTCAAAATGGAAATGGAGGCGGACAATACCGGTCTGTCGCAGCAACGGGTCTCCCTGGAGGAGTTGCGCGGCCATTATGAGGAAAAGAAGAAGGGGTTTGAGATCCTCCTGGAAGAGCAAAGAGGGGAGGAACTCTCGATGCGGGATATCCGCAAGGAGTATGATCTGGCACGGAGCCATACCGGTGACCTGAAGGTCACCTTGACCCAGATGAAATCGGAACGGGAGCATATCACGGGCCAGATGCTGGAAAGATATGCCGTTCATCTTGCGGAAGGGGAGCTTCCTCTCGTTCCGGAGGGGTTCGAGGCTTCTATCACCTCTGCTGAAGCGGTGGAGCTCAAAGACAGGATGGATAAAATGGGGGATGTCAATCTGGGGGCGATCCCTGAATATGAAGAGTTGAAGAATCGTCACGATTTTCTTTCCAGGCAGTATGAAGATCTGGAGAAATCGCTCGATGCCCTGCAAAAGGCAATTTCGCGGATTAATCAGGCAACTAAAAAGCGGTTTGAGGAGACGCTGGCCCTGGTTAATGAGAAATTCCAGGTCCTCTTTCCCAAGCTGTTCAAGGGGGGACGGGCCGAACTCTCACTCACTGATCCGAATGATCTCCTCACCAGCGGCGTGGAGATCATGGTCCAGCCTCCGGGCAAGAGACTCCAGCACCTTTCACTCCTCTCCGGTGGGGAGAAGGCCCTTTCCGCAACGGCCCTTGTCTTTTCCATCTTCCTCGTCAAACCGTCTCCTTTCTGTATTCTGGACGAGGTCGATGCCCCGCTCGATGAAGTCAATGTCGGTCGATTCCATGAATTGATCCGCGACCTGACCGGCCGAACGCAATTCATCCTGATCTCCCACAACAAACGGACGATGGAGATGGCCGATACCCTCTATGGAGTAACCATGGAAGAGCCGGGCACTTCCAAGATTGTCTCTGTTAAATTAGACTAG
- a CDS encoding EamA family transporter, whose amino-acid sequence MKPVYLSLVTMVLMGVTPLFDKMAMQGTRALSLLVVRMGILLVGYGLIAGMTGDLKEISHLAPKTLFWIVLSSLCGIGSLYAYFAAIKMGEVSVVSTLISASPFIATTLSIFFFRETITITKVVGILTTVTGIVLLARS is encoded by the coding sequence ATGAAACCTGTTTACCTGTCACTGGTCACCATGGTGTTGATGGGGGTGACCCCCCTTTTCGACAAGATGGCGATGCAGGGGACCCGGGCCCTCTCCCTCCTTGTCGTCCGGATGGGGATACTGCTCGTCGGTTATGGACTCATCGCCGGAATGACCGGGGACCTGAAAGAAATAAGTCATCTGGCCCCAAAAACCCTATTCTGGATCGTCCTCTCTTCCCTCTGCGGGATCGGAAGTCTCTACGCCTACTTTGCCGCCATCAAGATGGGGGAAGTCTCCGTGGTTTCAACACTGATCTCGGCTTCGCCGTTTATTGCCACAACCCTCTCGATCTTTTTCTTCAGGGAGACAATAACGATCACCAAAGTGGTCGGTATTCTGACAACGGTCACAGGGATTGTCCTTTTGGCAAGAAGCTAG
- a CDS encoding efflux RND transporter periplasmic adaptor subunit gives MGSLLSRAWFLALLFVSSGCFRTEMPEKGGLLKKKTDEKPRVMVVRVLTEETNMKMKTTGRLVPIDRLEVKADRQVKIEKIFVEEGQKVNQGENLVRFADEKHKQRLDFVRAELKEAETAVSDYNHLQQNKERLIEEGKMAEVLFTGLDDRIAHARATLERAREEIKLLEEIENPTVVVAAPFDGLVSKKSATEGSLANKGDSIVEIIKFNPIKLVFQLPVEFVDFMTRETPVKAHFDAIPGREFGAEVQMIGPEINEARMMEIKTTMANDDSNLKPGQSAEVSIVTNRPIKISYIPADAVWEEGGTKYVYRFDGRTLQKVSINIGEKRDNLITVTRGLKEEDVVVVSEREGLSNGMSVDVQLAEVR, from the coding sequence ATGGGAAGTCTCCTTTCAAGGGCTTGGTTTTTGGCCCTCCTTTTTGTTTCTTCCGGCTGTTTCCGGACTGAGATGCCCGAAAAAGGGGGTCTTCTCAAAAAGAAGACGGATGAAAAACCGCGGGTGATGGTGGTGAGGGTCCTGACCGAAGAAACCAATATGAAGATGAAGACAACCGGTCGTTTGGTACCGATCGACCGGCTTGAGGTCAAGGCAGACCGACAGGTCAAGATTGAAAAAATCTTTGTCGAAGAAGGCCAGAAGGTGAACCAGGGGGAGAACCTTGTCCGATTTGCCGATGAAAAGCATAAACAGCGTCTCGATTTTGTCCGGGCGGAACTGAAAGAAGCGGAGACCGCTGTGAGCGATTACAACCACCTGCAACAAAACAAGGAAAGACTGATTGAAGAAGGAAAGATGGCCGAGGTCCTGTTCACCGGTCTGGATGACAGAATCGCCCATGCGCGGGCCACCCTGGAACGGGCCAGGGAAGAGATCAAACTTTTAGAGGAGATTGAAAACCCGACCGTTGTCGTCGCCGCCCCCTTTGATGGTCTTGTCTCCAAAAAAAGTGCCACGGAAGGCTCCCTGGCGAACAAGGGGGACAGCATCGTCGAAATCATCAAATTCAACCCGATCAAGCTCGTTTTTCAGCTCCCTGTGGAGTTCGTCGACTTTATGACCCGAGAAACACCGGTCAAGGCCCATTTTGACGCCATCCCCGGCCGGGAATTCGGGGCAGAAGTCCAGATGATCGGTCCTGAGATCAACGAGGCCCGGATGATGGAGATCAAAACAACCATGGCCAATGATGACAGCAACCTGAAGCCGGGACAGTCGGCCGAGGTTTCTATCGTCACAAACCGTCCCATCAAGATATCTTACATCCCGGCCGATGCCGTCTGGGAAGAAGGGGGGACAAAGTACGTCTACCGCTTTGACGGTCGGACCCTCCAGAAGGTTTCCATCAACATTGGGGAGAAAAGGGACAATCTCATCACTGTCACGCGGGGGCTCAAGGAAGAGGATGTCGTCGTTGTCTCGGAAAGAGAAGGGCTCTCAAACGGCATGAGTGTGGATGTCCAGTTGGCCGAGGTCCGCTAA